In Vicinamibacteria bacterium, the sequence CGGATCCGCCCGGTAGGGCGTGTGGGGATCGATGTAGTGCACCCAAAGGAACAGCGGGCGCGGGTCCGATTCACCCAGCCATCCCAGCGCGGTGTCGGTCAGCCCTTGCGCACGGTAGTCGCCCCACTTCACGGGCGGGGTCAAGTCGACGATGAGCCGCGTGAGGGGTAGGTCGCGCATGAAGCCGGCCATCATGGCGCCCCCGCTCGGGGTCGCGAACTGCTCGAAGCCGTGGGCCATCCCCGACTCCGGATGAAGGAATCCGTTCGCGACCACGGCGCGGGTGCGGTACCCGGCCGCGGCGAAGCGCTGGGCCAGGGTGGTGAAGCGGGCGTCGAGCGGCGAGCGTCGGAAGGTGAACCCGGCGCTCAGGGGCATTCCCGCGCCGTGGCGAGTCGTCGGCAGCCCGGTCATGATCGACGCCACGCTGGGAGTCGTCCAGGGGCTGGCCGCCAGCCCCCGCGTGAACATCACGCCTTCCCGCGCGATCTTATCCATCTCCGGCGTGATCGTCGGCGACCGGCCATAGGCACCCAGGTGGTCGGCGCGCAGGGTGTCGATGGAGACGAGGACCACGTCCGGACGCGCGGGGTCCGCCACGGCCGCGGCGGTGGGTTTGGTCTCCGCCGGCGGGCCCGGCATCCGTGGGTAGGGGACGAAGAGGAGGAGAACGAGGGCCAGGGTCAGGAGCGCCCACCACCGCACCCACTGGTCGCGTGGCCGCAGCAGGGAGGCCATCGCCCCCACCACGAGCGCGGCGAGCGCGTCGATCCACGGCGCCAGCGGCCGTGGCACCGGGGGCGCGGCGGTCAGGGAGTCCGCGATCATGAAGGCCACCAGGGCCCCGGTGAGCCCGAAGCAGACCGCCCAGCTGGCCCCCAGCCGGTCTCCCTCGCGCCAGGCGGGAATGAAGCGCCGCACCGCGGCCGCCAGGGGCAGAAGGAGCAGGACGGTCAGGACGCTGACCAAAATCGACAGTTTGGTCATCCCGGCCGCCATTTCGGGACCGAGGAAAGCCTGGTTCCGCAGCAGGAGGTAGGTCGCTTGGGCCAGGGCAAGAAACGCGGCCGAGGCGCTGCCGGCGACGACGAGCGGATGCCGCTCCAACCATCCCCTGAACCTGGCTCCTCTCCCTTCGGGGGCCAGGGGCGCTTCCCGCTCGAGCGGGCCCGCCTCCGTCACCCTCCTGCCCTCCGCGAGGCGTCACGCCTCAAGGAGAAGTCCGGTCGGGCCAGGACGCGCTCTGGGGCGCGACTCGGAAGCCCGTCGAGACGGGCAAGCCTGTGGGCAGAGGATGGGGAGAGGGCGGTCATCGATGAGGCCACAATACCCCAAGAGCCTCGAGAGTGGCAGCGCCGGCCGCCGTCGGGGTGACTCGGGCAACGTGAACCACGCCCCAAACCGGCCCCCGGTCGCGCTTCCTAGGCTCGGAGCCGGAACCAGAATAGTTCCGCGAGAACCAGAACCCCGCGGTTGGCATGGCTAGGGAGGAGTGGCACAGCGGCGATGCTTGCTTCTCTCGAAGAATGGCCTTGAGTCGGGTTTCACCAGCTGGTTGCCTATTCAGCCGAACCGCGATCGTGGAGTTGCCGTGCTCAGCAATGGGGCGGGACCCCCGCCCCCGGCCAATCTCGGGCAGGACCTGCTGACCCTGGCCGCTGAACATCAAGTCGTGCCCGGTTTGCTTGCGGAGTCTGGGCGACCCCAGGTCGAACTTCAGGGCCGGGCCTTCCGCGCCCGCGTGATCGCGCTCCGCCGCCGCCCTTTTGGGCCGCTTCTTGAGAAGGACGGCCCCCCCGCCCCTTGACAAGGGCTTTTGTTCGTATAAACTTGGAGGGTTGCTCAATCGAGGGCGGGGGTGCCTGGCGCGACTCCCTCTCTCCTCGGCCTCGGAGGTCAGGTGCCCACGGTCAGCCAGCTGGTCCGGATCGGTCGGACGAAACTCCGGTCGAAGACTGACAGCCCGGCCCTCCAGGGATCGCCGCAGAAGCGGGGTGTTTGTGTCCGCGTTTTCACCTCCACCCCCAAGAAGCCCAACTCGGCCCTCCGCAAGGTGGCCCGGGTGCGGCTGACCAACGGGATCGAGGTCACGGCTTACATCCCGGGGGTGGGCCACAACCTGCAAGAGCACTCGATCGTGCTCATCCGGGGGGGGCGGGTCAAGGACCTGCCCGGCGTGCGCTACCACATCGTGCGGGGCACGCTGGACGCGGTCGGGGTCCAGGGGCGGAAGCGGTCGCGAAGCAAGTACGGGGCGAAGCGACCCAAGGCATAGGGTCGCCAGAGCCGGCGGCGGGAGCCGACGGCGGAGGTAGCCAAGGAAGCATTTCCAGCCCGGCGCTGGAGAGACACGGTCGGGGAGATCGGGCCTTCGGGAGATGCGAACGGCCAGGATCCTCGAGGCGGGGCGGTCGTAGGGCCTCAGACGACGCCGGCGGGGCCGGGCGGGGCCCGGCACCCGAAGCGCCGTCTGTTGTTTTTTCTGAGGAGTGTGCGGATGTCACGTCGTGGGCTCGTCGCGCGCAGGGAGGTCCTGGCGGACCCTCTCTATAACAGCGCACTCGTCACCAAGTTCATCAACTGCATGATGTATGGGGGCAAGCGTTCCACCTCCCAGCAGATCGTGTACGGCGCCCTGAACGTCGTGCAGTCCAAGACCCAGGAGGACCCCCTCAAGGTCTTCAAGAAAGCCGTAGACAACGTGAAGCCCTCCCTGGAGGTCAAGAGCCGCCGGGTGGGGGGGTCCAACTATCAGGTCCCGGTGGAGGTGAACCCTGCTCGTCGCACCTCCCTCGCCCTGCGCTGGATCATCTCCTTCGCCCGCAAGCGTCCCGAGCGCACCATGGTCCAGAAACTGGCCATGGAGTTCATGGACGCCGCCAATCTTCGGGGAGGGGCGGTGAAGAAGCGGGAAGACACGCACAAGATGGCGGAGGCCAACAAGGCCTTCGCGCACTACCGGTGGTGAGGCCACCGAGCGAAAGAAGAGCGCTGAGAAGCTGATGCCGAGACAGACCCCCCTCGAGCGGACCCGGAACATCGGGATCGCCGCCCACATCGACGCGGGCAAGACCACGACCACCGAGCGCATCCTCTATTACACGGGGGTGAACTACAAGATCGGCGAGGTCCACGAGGGTACTGCCACCATGGACTGGATGGAGCAGGAACAGGAGCGGGGGATCACCATCACCTCCGCCGCCACCACCTGCTTCTGGCGGGAGCACCGGATCAACATCATCGACACCCCCGGCCACGTGGACTTCACGGCCGAGGTGGAGCGCTCGCTGCGGGTCCTGGACGGGGCAGTCGCGGTCTTCGACGCGGTGGCGGGCGTGCAGCCCCAGTCGGAGACGGTCTGGCGCCAGGCCGACAAGTACAAGGTCCCCCGGATCGCCTTCATGAACAAGATGGACCGGGTGGGGGCGAACTTCCTCCATTCCATCGAGACCATGCACGAGCGGCTCAACGCCAAGTCGGCGGTGGCCATCCAGCTCCCCCTGGGCGCCGAGGACCAGCACCAGGGGGTGATCGACCTTGTGGAGATGAAGGCCTACCGCTATCTCGACGAGACCCTGGGTGCGGAGTACGAGGTCCAGGACATCCCCGCCGACAGCAAGGCGGACGCCCAGAAGTACCACGACATCATGGTCGAGAAGGTCGCGGAGGCCGCGGAAGCGGCCGGCGACGATACGCTCTACCACAAGTTCGTGAGCGGGGAGAAACCCACGGTGGCCGAGATCAAGGCTGCCATCCGCAAGGCCACCATCGCCATGAAGCTCTTCCCGGTCATCTGTGGCTCCGCCTTCAAGAACAAGGGCGTTCAGCCCATGTTGGACACGGTGGTCGACTATCTGCCCTCGCCTCTCGACCTTCCCCCCACCGTAGCCAACGATCCCATCACGGGGGAGCTGGTGCCCCGCGAGCCCCGGGACGACGCCCCCTTCTCCGCCCTTGTCTTCAAGATCATGACCGACCCCTTCGTGGGGCAGCTCGCCTTCCTCCGCGTCTACTCCGGGAACGTGAAGACCGGGGACACCGTCCTGAACTCCACCAAGGGGATGAAGGAGCGCATCGGCCGTCTCCTCAAGATGCACGCCAACAAGCGGGAGGAGATCAAGGAGGTCTACGC encodes:
- a CDS encoding sulfatase; its protein translation is MTEAGPLEREAPLAPEGRGARFRGWLERHPLVVAGSASAAFLALAQATYLLLRNQAFLGPEMAAGMTKLSILVSVLTVLLLLPLAAAVRRFIPAWREGDRLGASWAVCFGLTGALVAFMIADSLTAAPPVPRPLAPWIDALAALVVGAMASLLRPRDQWVRWWALLTLALVLLLFVPYPRMPGPPAETKPTAAAVADPARPDVVLVSIDTLRADHLGAYGRSPTITPEMDKIAREGVMFTRGLAASPWTTPSVASIMTGLPTTRHGAGMPLSAGFTFRRSPLDARFTTLAQRFAAAGYRTRAVVANGFLHPESGMAHGFEQFATPSGGAMMAGFMRDLPLTRLIVDLTPPVKWGDYRAQGLTDTALGWLGESDPRPLFLWVHYIDPHTPYRADPARLDPEAMVEVIRQAHPPLREDGTVVGEIFAATDLVRSGSLWLGPRDRERLRQYYAGAVAYTDKHVGRLFEALRARRAKRPLVAALTADHGEEFWDHGHFEHGHDYYREVTWIPLVFWGAGATPEGRKVDTVVGLVDIAPTLVDLAGLPAMVPQSPDEGRSLTGLWGTGGGTETPAAPARFSGGNLYGLPAVLVEHGPWRFLLRANGVQELYDVTHDPQERHNVAFEHPELAERYRKVLEPQLATLMHTGVGAPAAKVSTEQLEALRALGYVR
- the rpsL gene encoding 30S ribosomal protein S12, whose amino-acid sequence is MPTVSQLVRIGRTKLRSKTDSPALQGSPQKRGVCVRVFTSTPKKPNSALRKVARVRLTNGIEVTAYIPGVGHNLQEHSIVLIRGGRVKDLPGVRYHIVRGTLDAVGVQGRKRSRSKYGAKRPKA
- the rpsG gene encoding 30S ribosomal protein S7, coding for MSRRGLVARREVLADPLYNSALVTKFINCMMYGGKRSTSQQIVYGALNVVQSKTQEDPLKVFKKAVDNVKPSLEVKSRRVGGSNYQVPVEVNPARRTSLALRWIISFARKRPERTMVQKLAMEFMDAANLRGGAVKKREDTHKMAEANKAFAHYRW
- the fusA gene encoding elongation factor G, whose protein sequence is MPRQTPLERTRNIGIAAHIDAGKTTTTERILYYTGVNYKIGEVHEGTATMDWMEQEQERGITITSAATTCFWREHRINIIDTPGHVDFTAEVERSLRVLDGAVAVFDAVAGVQPQSETVWRQADKYKVPRIAFMNKMDRVGANFLHSIETMHERLNAKSAVAIQLPLGAEDQHQGVIDLVEMKAYRYLDETLGAEYEVQDIPADSKADAQKYHDIMVEKVAEAAEAAGDDTLYHKFVSGEKPTVAEIKAAIRKATIAMKLFPVICGSAFKNKGVQPMLDTVVDYLPSPLDLPPTVANDPITGELVPREPRDDAPFSALVFKIMTDPFVGQLAFLRVYSGNVKTGDTVLNSTKGMKERIGRLLKMHANKREEIKEVYAGDIAAAVGLRNVITGDTICDISKPVVLESINFPAPVIALAVEPKTKSDQEKLGTGLAKLMQEDPTFKVETDRDTGQTKISGMGELHLEIIVDRLKREFNVEANVGKPQVAYKETIRKSAKGEGRWIKQTGGRGQYGHAKIELEPAPGEGFVFENEIVGGSIPKEYIKPVEEGIREALERGIMAGYPVVDVRVKLYDGTYHEVDSSEMAFKLAGSLAFQDAAKKAHPVLLEPIMKVEVVTPDDYTGAVTGDLSSRRGHMEGQISRGGTQIITALVPLSNMFGYSTDLRSRTQGRATYSMHFEKYAEAPRSVSEEVVAKVMGKVAKD